One Spiroplasma endosymbiont of Nebria brevicollis DNA window includes the following coding sequences:
- a CDS encoding glycine--tRNA ligase, which yields MASNDSLFKEIIIHLKEKGFIFQGSEIYSGLANTWDYGPLGVKLKNNIKQQWWDFFVEKNQYNVGLDSSILMNSKVWAASGHLSNFSDPLIDCKYCKARFRADNLINVQRPDIIFDGWSNEELEKFIVANHIKCLKCGQENWTSIRQFQLMFETHQGVIKDEHNKIYLRPETAQGIFINFNNVRKSVNQKIPFGIGQIGKSFRNEITPGNFIFRTREFEQMELEFFFITQKQKDNTWFDYWVNQCKVFLASVGLSNSKNLSFKQHETNQLAHYALATTDIEYNFPFGMSELCGICNRGNYDLTKHSESSGVKMEVQDPSVSTKKMVIPSVIEPSMGVERLLLALICEAYTKEVLTDGRERIVLKLDKSIVPFQVAIMPSNKNKFGALATKIFKDLKHTQLKVIYETAANVGKSYRYQDGIGTMYCVTVDYATEEQGTVTVRDRNTTQQEIVPLSGLKKYLYNKLDIIC from the coding sequence ATGGCTAGTAATGATAGTTTATTTAAAGAAATAATTATCCATTTAAAAGAAAAAGGTTTTATTTTTCAAGGCTCAGAAATTTATTCTGGACTTGCTAACACCTGAGATTATGGACCACTTGGGGTCAAACTTAAAAATAATATTAAACAGCAATGATGAGATTTTTTTGTTGAAAAAAACCAATACAATGTAGGATTAGACAGTTCTATTTTAATGAATTCTAAAGTCTGAGCTGCTTCTGGTCACCTTAGTAATTTTAGCGATCCATTAATTGATTGCAAATATTGTAAAGCACGTTTTCGTGCTGATAATCTAATTAATGTTCAGCGCCCTGACATTATCTTTGATGGTTGAAGCAATGAAGAGTTAGAAAAGTTTATTGTTGCTAATCATATTAAATGCTTAAAATGTGGTCAAGAAAACTGAACATCAATTCGTCAGTTCCAATTAATGTTTGAAACTCATCAAGGTGTAATCAAAGATGAACATAATAAAATTTACTTACGTCCTGAAACGGCACAAGGTATTTTTATTAATTTTAATAATGTGAGAAAAAGTGTTAATCAAAAGATTCCCTTTGGAATTGGCCAAATTGGCAAAAGTTTTCGCAATGAAATTACTCCAGGCAATTTTATTTTCCGTACTAGAGAATTTGAACAAATGGAATTAGAATTTTTCTTTATTACACAAAAACAAAAGGATAACACATGATTTGATTATTGAGTTAATCAATGTAAAGTATTTCTAGCAAGTGTTGGATTATCAAATTCTAAAAATCTTAGTTTTAAACAACATGAAACCAATCAATTAGCTCATTATGCCCTGGCAACTACCGATATTGAATACAACTTTCCCTTTGGCATGAGTGAATTATGTGGGATTTGCAACCGTGGTAACTATGATTTAACAAAACATAGCGAAAGTTCTGGTGTCAAAATGGAAGTTCAAGACCCTAGCGTTAGTACTAAAAAAATGGTAATTCCATCAGTAATTGAACCATCAATGGGTGTAGAGCGTCTTTTATTAGCTTTAATCTGTGAAGCTTACACTAAAGAAGTTCTAACTGACGGTCGGGAAAGAATAGTGTTAAAATTAGATAAAAGCATTGTTCCATTTCAAGTTGCAATTATGCCTTCTAATAAAAATAAATTTGGTGCACTTGCTACTAAAATCTTTAAGGATTTAAAGCATACTCAATTAAAAGTGATATATGAAACTGCTGCTAATGTTGGAAAGTCTTACCGTTATCAAGATGGTATTGGTACTATGTATTGTGTGACAGTTGACTATGCAACTGAAGAACAAGGTACTGTAACTGTTCGTGACCGTAATACTACTCAACAAGAAATAGTGCCTTTAAGTGGTCTTAAAAAATATTTATATAACAAATTAGATATTATTTGTTAA
- the era gene encoding GTPase Era has product MSEYFKSGFVSFVGRSNVGKSTLLNTILKEKKAIVSNKPQTTRNQIKGIYNSEDMQIIFFDTPGIHKQHNQLGRMMNRTANRATKETNIICLLAPCDEYIGGSDQHIIKLLSERVDTTIFLLLTKVDLVNKEQLMNKINEWKDLLPFQEIIPISSTKDVNLDILLKKIHQYLPVGNKNYLVENVDDVSDSTLIKEIIREKILNLTEEEIPYSVAVLIENINYEAKTNITEINAVIVVERDSQKGIIIGKGGSMIKEIGMLSRMELENIFDSHIILKTFVKVMPDWRNNPRKLKDLGYS; this is encoded by the coding sequence ATGAGTGAATATTTTAAGTCAGGATTCGTTAGTTTTGTAGGAAGAAGTAATGTTGGTAAATCAACTTTACTAAATACTATTTTAAAAGAAAAAAAAGCTATTGTTTCCAATAAACCACAAACAACAAGAAACCAAATCAAAGGTATTTACAATAGTGAAGATATGCAAATCATTTTCTTTGATACACCAGGAATTCATAAACAACATAATCAATTAGGTCGTATGATGAATCGAACAGCTAATCGTGCCACGAAAGAAACTAATATTATTTGTTTACTAGCACCGTGTGACGAATACATTGGTGGCAGTGACCAACATATTATTAAATTATTATCAGAACGCGTTGATACTACCATCTTTCTTTTATTAACAAAAGTTGATCTTGTCAATAAAGAACAGTTAATGAACAAAATTAATGAATGAAAAGATTTACTACCATTTCAAGAAATTATTCCCATTTCTTCAACTAAAGATGTTAACCTTGATATTCTTTTAAAAAAAATCCATCAATATTTACCAGTTGGTAATAAAAATTACTTAGTAGAAAATGTTGATGATGTTTCTGATAGTACCTTAATAAAAGAAATTATTCGTGAAAAAATTTTAAATTTAACTGAAGAAGAAATCCCTTATAGTGTTGCTGTTTTGATTGAAAATATTAATTATGAAGCCAAAACTAATATTACTGAAATTAATGCCGTAATTGTTGTAGAACGTGATTCGCAAAAAGGAATTATTATTGGTAAAGGAGGTTCTATGATTAAAGAAATTGGTATGTTATCAAGAATGGAATTAGAAAATATTTTTGACTCACACATTATTTTAAAAACTTTTGTAAAAGTAATGCCAGATTGACGTAATAATCCACGAAAACTAAAAGATTTAGGTTATAGTTAA
- the cdd gene encoding cytidine deaminase, translated as MKQTADLQALLKKAKLLQTHAYAPYSLFRVSAIVTLKNGNQITGVNVENAAYSAGICAERNALAQVFAQGYQKDDISYLFLITDSKIIGSPCGVCRQFMIETMPSEAIIYISSKNDNNDIKSIISVAVEDLLPMAFKPNALKGN; from the coding sequence ATGAAACAAACAGCAGATTTACAAGCACTATTAAAAAAAGCTAAGTTATTACAAACCCATGCTTATGCACCATATTCTTTATTTAGAGTTTCTGCCATTGTCACATTAAAAAATGGTAACCAAATTACTGGTGTTAATGTCGAGAATGCTGCTTACTCTGCTGGTATTTGTGCTGAAAGAAATGCTTTAGCCCAAGTCTTTGCGCAAGGATATCAAAAAGATGATATTAGTTATTTATTTTTAATAACTGATAGTAAAATAATTGGTTCACCTTGTGGTGTTTGTCGTCAATTTATGATTGAAACCATGCCTAGTGAAGCAATTATTTATATTAGTAGTAAAAATGATAATAATGACATTAAATCTATTATTAGCGTTGCTGTTGAAGACCTATTACCTATGGCCTTTAAACCCAATGCATTGAAAGGAAATTAA
- the ybeY gene encoding rRNA maturation RNase YbeY, with translation MVTKNLNMVNVYNEHSYEIKTFGVLSQKILQTLASKLNARKPWMIAVIFSDEATSQQLNIDYRQKDYVPDVLSFGSEDDDFPTGDDEIRDLGDVYICYAKTVNQAQTYVHSLTRELCFLFLHGLLHTLGYDHQTVEEETIMFGLQDEVLNQLNITRN, from the coding sequence ATGGTTACTAAAAATTTAAATATGGTAAATGTTTACAATGAGCATAGTTATGAGATTAAAACCTTTGGTGTTCTTTCACAAAAAATTTTGCAAACGCTTGCTAGCAAATTAAATGCCAGAAAACCATGAATGATTGCTGTTATTTTTAGTGATGAGGCCACAAGTCAACAATTGAATATTGACTATCGTCAAAAAGATTATGTACCTGATGTCCTATCATTTGGTAGCGAAGATGACGATTTCCCCACAGGAGATGATGAAATTAGAGATTTAGGGGATGTATATATATGCTATGCCAAGACTGTTAATCAAGCCCAAACCTATGTTCATAGTTTAACAAGAGAGTTATGTTTCTTATTCCTTCATGGGCTACTTCATACCTTAGGATATGATCATCAAACTGTTGAAGAAGAAACCATTATGTTTGGTTTACAAGATGAAGTTTTAAATCAACTTAATATTACTAGAAACTAA
- a CDS encoding ATP-binding cassette domain-containing protein produces the protein MDNKTLFTNLNLTLQNTNMIVGTSGIGKTSLLMLIAHKYIPKSGSININDNIDLQTINRHTWQKRCIYLSPNPYIYHGSDLENILSFFSTNEKLYLWQQLGIDNILQVIGLTSFYMCHDYGSNLSQGQKQIIVFCSLFFSNCQVLLLDEILSNVNSEMKVALITLLVTTLPHTIIIYAGHDLTLKPLFTNIINLQELIEEGKK, from the coding sequence TTGGATAACAAAACTTTGTTTACTAACCTGAATTTAACATTGCAAAATACTAATATGATAGTAGGAACGTCAGGAATTGGTAAAACTTCATTACTAATGCTAATTGCACATAAATATATTCCAAAAAGTGGAAGTATTAATATTAATGATAATATTGATTTACAAACTATTAATCGTCACACATGACAAAAAAGATGTATTTATTTATCTCCTAATCCTTATATTTATCATGGTAGTGATTTAGAAAATATTTTATCATTTTTCTCTACTAACGAAAAATTATATTTGTGACAACAACTAGGTATTGATAATATTTTACAAGTTATAGGTCTAACATCATTTTATATGTGTCATGATTATGGCTCTAATCTCAGTCAAGGTCAAAAACAAATCATTGTCTTTTGTAGTTTATTTTTCAGTAATTGTCAAGTGTTATTATTAGACGAAATCTTAAGCAATGTTAATAGTGAAATGAAAGTTGCTTTAATAACATTACTAGTAACAACCTTACCACATACTATTATTATTTATGCTGGTCATGATTTAACATTAAAACCATTATTTACTAATATTATTAATTTACAAGAACTTATTGAAGAAGGGAAAAAATAA
- a CDS encoding cysteine peptidase family C39 domain-containing protein: MKYPFIQQETNNDCGLACLAMLYRYFFKRKILINDLKKT; encoded by the coding sequence ATGAAGTATCCTTTTATTCAACAAGAAACAAATAATGATTGTGGATTAGCATGTTTAGCAATGCTTTATCGTTATTTTTTTAAACGTAAAATTTTAATTAATGATTTAAAAAAAACATAA
- a CDS encoding family 1 glycosylhydrolase translates to MKKYSFPDKFLWGSAFSGPQTEGAFAIDGKTPTIWDHWFKIKKNRFFEGMNVKNDFYHKYETDSKIMGQMGLNGLVYNLDWTRVMLINDSSINMEGIIFYKNVFASLKANNVQIIPILFHWDTPLWAEAYGGWTNRKILDSFRIFCQTMFEQLGKTSDIWYVNDENSTFTLLGYLSDYLPPAKNNTLDTDHKN, encoded by the coding sequence ATGAAAAAATATAGTTTCCCTGACAAATTCTTATGAGGTAGCGCCTTTTCTGGTCCGCAAACTGAAGGTGCTTTTGCCATTGATGGCAAAACCCCAACCATCTGAGACCATTGGTTTAAAATTAAAAAAAATCGCTTTTTTGAAGGAATGAATGTCAAGAATGACTTTTATCATAAATATGAAACTGATAGTAAAATTATGGGACAAATGGGTTTAAATGGTTTAGTTTACAATTTAGATTGAACACGAGTTATGCTTATTAATGATTCTTCCATTAATATGGAAGGTATTATCTTTTACAAAAATGTTTTTGCTAGTTTAAAAGCCAATAACGTACAAATTATACCCATCTTATTTCATTGAGATACACCACTTTGAGCAGAAGCATATGGTGGTTGAACCAATCGTAAAATCTTAGATTCATTCCGTATTTTCTGTCAAACTATGTTTGAACAATTAGGTAAAACTAGTGACATCTGGTATGTTAACGATGAAAATTCAACATTTACTTTGTTAGGATATTTAAGTGATTACTTACCACCGGCTAAAAATAATACTTTAGACACGGACCACAAAAATTAG
- a CDS encoding MupG family TIM beta-alpha barrel fold protein, giving the protein MTKIGASIYLHLTTLEKLTSYTQLLGENKIQTIFTTLINFKPTEKEHLEKLIVLTTTAKKYNIDVYVDINQEFINDFKLNIAKRDEFIKWFKNQGVTGIRCDEGITIQEQAKLSQNKLNFKIIINGSHAIDEVERLLLQYNAHAKNLISCYNFYPQRYTGADIDFFSLNQAESIMNKIPFASFVTLLGKDKVGPWVYNDNLPALEMHRDWPLTTQIRHYVALCLDMVIVANQFLTKDDLIQINNIDYETLSLNIQLSKDVTANEKTIIFDNNIHSVRPDLAQDLIRSSMSRITYKDLSIPKHKTNEWLEIGDVVILNNNAQNYCGELHIITNKIKNDGIRNVVGKLAPEDLNFIPYLVSNRPFKFIGGNNNEKI; this is encoded by the coding sequence ATGACAAAAATTGGTGCATCAATTTATTTACATTTAACAACCTTAGAAAAACTTACTAGTTACACCCAATTGTTGGGTGAAAATAAAATACAAACCATTTTCACAACTTTAATTAACTTTAAACCAACCGAAAAAGAACATTTAGAAAAATTAATAGTTTTAACAACAACCGCTAAAAAATATAATATAGATGTTTATGTTGATATTAATCAAGAATTTATTAATGATTTTAAACTTAATATTGCTAAACGTGATGAATTTATTAAATGATTTAAAAATCAAGGTGTTACCGGAATTCGCTGTGATGAAGGGATTACCATTCAAGAACAAGCCAAATTAAGCCAAAATAAATTAAACTTTAAAATTATTATTAACGGTTCCCATGCCATTGATGAAGTAGAACGCTTATTATTACAATATAACGCTCATGCTAAAAACTTAATTAGTTGTTATAACTTCTATCCCCAACGTTATACAGGTGCTGATATTGATTTTTTTTCTTTAAATCAAGCAGAAAGTATCATGAATAAAATTCCGTTTGCTTCATTTGTTACTCTATTAGGAAAAGACAAGGTAGGACCATGAGTTTATAATGACAATTTACCAGCATTAGAAATGCACCGTGATTGGCCATTAACAACACAAATTCGCCACTACGTTGCTTTATGTTTAGATATGGTTATTGTTGCTAATCAGTTTTTAACTAAAGATGATTTAATCCAAATCAACAATATTGATTATGAAACCTTATCTTTAAATATTCAATTAAGTAAAGATGTTACTGCTAATGAAAAAACTATTATTTTTGATAACAATATTCATAGTGTTCGTCCTGATTTAGCCCAAGATTTAATTCGTAGTTCTATGTCTCGCATTACGTATAAAGACTTATCAATCCCCAAGCACAAAACTAATGAATGATTAGAAATTGGTGATGTGGTAATCCTTAATAATAATGCACAAAACTATTGTGGTGAACTCCATATTATTACTAATAAAATTAAAAACGACGGGATTCGTAATGTTGTAGGAAAATTAGCACCAGAAGATTTAAACTTTATTCCTTACTTAGTATCTAATCGTCCTTTTAAGTTTATCGGCGGTAATAACAATGAAAAAATATAG
- a CDS encoding ribulose-phosphate 3-epimerase, which produces MKTNVTIAASVLTANYLSLKDDLTNLQQAGINWIHFDVMDHHFVPNLSFGPKILSDICQFNPNFNLDCHLMVKITTPKVHDYLKPFMLPQVKNITLHYEALTKDQLTEFLMWKNPGFKKGLAINPDTAISKIFHYLPYLDTILIMSVKPGAGGQAFIADSTNKIKLLVAHIANNFPNLTIGVDGGINDLTAHACINVGANYLVAGSYLLNSNNPIKTQVDKLFSHE; this is translated from the coding sequence ATGAAAACTAATGTTACGATTGCAGCTAGTGTCTTAACAGCTAACTATTTATCTTTGAAAGATGATTTAACAAATTTACAACAAGCAGGTATTAATTGAATTCACTTTGATGTCATGGACCATCATTTTGTCCCTAACTTAAGTTTTGGTCCGAAAATTTTAAGTGATATTTGTCAGTTTAATCCAAATTTTAATCTTGACTGTCATTTAATGGTTAAAATCACAACCCCTAAAGTTCATGACTATTTAAAACCATTCATGTTACCACAAGTAAAAAACATTACTTTACACTATGAAGCATTAACGAAAGACCAACTAACAGAATTTCTAATGTGAAAAAATCCGGGATTTAAAAAAGGTTTAGCGATTAACCCAGATACTGCTATTTCTAAAATCTTTCATTATTTACCATACCTTGATACCATTCTAATTATGAGTGTCAAACCAGGTGCTGGTGGTCAAGCCTTCATTGCTGATAGTACTAATAAAATTAAATTATTAGTAGCACATATTGCTAATAATTTTCCTAATTTAACGATTGGTGTTGATGGGGGTATCAATGATTTAACAGCCCACGCTTGTATTAATGTGGGTGCTAATTATTTAGTAGCAGGTAGTTATTTATTAAATAGTAACAATCCGATTAAAACACAAGTGGATAAGTTATTTTCTCATGAGTAA
- the rsgA gene encoding ribosome small subunit-dependent GTPase A, which translates to MHLQQAMVINVANNFVDVAINQIIHRCLIRGNLKFNKPKILVGDYVEVNFSDPNYPLVEKILPRINELYRPSIANVDQVLIVSALVQPAFSSFLLNKLLTIFNFYHLAMILVFTKTDLVTKDHEVWTKIESYQDLGIKTILLSNVTKQGLQELKQVFINKLSLLTGTSGVGKSTTLNSLDKDLKLWTQNISAALNRGKHTTTKSRLYFCLGGIIADTPGFSVFQLQGLTNVDIATNFPSFNNIWQKCKFRTCLHQQESECAIKLAVKNRVIPTFFYEDYCKILGEFQHTKK; encoded by the coding sequence ATGCATTTACAACAAGCAATGGTCATTAATGTTGCTAATAATTTTGTTGATGTGGCTATTAATCAAATTATTCATCGCTGTTTAATTAGAGGTAATCTGAAGTTTAACAAACCTAAAATTTTAGTTGGCGATTATGTTGAAGTCAATTTTTCTGATCCAAATTATCCATTAGTTGAAAAGATTTTACCACGCATTAATGAACTATATCGTCCGAGCATCGCCAATGTTGACCAAGTATTAATTGTTAGTGCTTTAGTACAGCCTGCATTTAGTAGTTTTTTACTAAACAAGTTACTAACGATTTTTAATTTTTACCATTTAGCAATGATTTTAGTTTTTACAAAAACGGATTTAGTAACCAAAGACCACGAAGTATGAACTAAAATCGAATCTTATCAAGACTTGGGAATTAAAACGATATTGCTTTCTAATGTAACTAAACAAGGTTTACAAGAACTAAAACAAGTTTTTATTAATAAACTATCACTTTTAACGGGCACATCTGGGGTTGGGAAAAGTACGACCTTAAATAGTCTAGATAAAGATTTAAAATTATGAACACAAAATATTTCTGCTGCTTTAAATCGTGGTAAGCATACGACCACTAAATCACGGTTATATTTTTGTCTTGGTGGTATTATCGCTGATACTCCTGGTTTTTCTGTTTTTCAACTACAAGGCCTAACTAATGTTGATATTGCTACTAACTTTCCTAGTTTCAATAATATTTGACAAAAATGTAAATTTCGGACTTGTTTACATCAACAAGAGTCAGAATGTGCTATTAAATTAGCTGTGAAAAATAGAGTTATTCCCACATTTTTTTATGAAGATTATTGTAAAATTTTAGGAGAGTTTCAACACACTAAAAAATAA
- a CDS encoding serine/threonine protein kinase, translated as MEINKILNNRYQVTKQIGSGGMAKVYEAHDKFLDRKVALKVINPISPLDDLIKERFLQEINAVARIKHPNVILVYDVFIDKTDWCLVFELLEGKTLKEYLTTNSVLGVSEAVAITQEILKGINACHAAGIIHRDLKPENIILTASGAIKVLDFGIAVIDDYEVKKHANQVVGTMKYIAPEVVRLQKPTTQSDIYAMGIILYELLIGKPPFLHKNPQMLASKHIKEPMPLVRDINNKIPQSLENIIMKATCKTIAGRYQTIEALQSDLATCLESTRKNEKRTNKTQVIILKNKTINLNVDKLKQPFYVKRWFLFSLIIIICALIGVMISVLV; from the coding sequence ATGGAAATAAATAAAATCTTAAACAACCGCTATCAAGTTACTAAACAAATTGGTTCTGGTGGCATGGCGAAAGTTTATGAAGCTCATGATAAATTTTTAGACCGTAAAGTGGCACTTAAAGTTATTAATCCTATTTCCCCATTAGATGATTTGATTAAAGAACGATTTTTACAAGAAATCAATGCTGTAGCACGCATTAAACACCCTAATGTCATTTTAGTTTACGATGTTTTTATTGATAAAACTGATTGATGTTTAGTATTTGAACTACTAGAAGGTAAAACTTTAAAAGAATATTTAACTACTAATTCGGTCTTAGGAGTTAGTGAAGCAGTAGCTATTACCCAAGAAATTTTAAAAGGAATTAATGCTTGTCATGCAGCAGGTATTATTCATCGTGATTTAAAACCAGAAAACATTATCCTAACAGCCAGCGGTGCTATCAAAGTTTTAGATTTTGGCATTGCTGTCATTGATGATTATGAAGTAAAAAAACATGCTAATCAAGTTGTCGGAACCATGAAATACATTGCTCCCGAAGTTGTGCGACTTCAAAAACCAACTACACAAAGTGATATTTATGCGATGGGAATTATTTTATACGAACTATTAATTGGTAAACCACCATTTTTACATAAAAATCCTCAAATGTTAGCATCTAAGCATATTAAAGAACCCATGCCTTTAGTTCGTGACATTAATAATAAAATCCCCCAAAGTTTGGAAAATATTATTATGAAAGCCACTTGTAAAACCATTGCTGGTCGCTACCAAACGATTGAAGCATTACAAAGTGATCTTGCCACTTGTTTAGAAAGTACGCGTAAAAATGAAAAACGAACTAATAAAACGCAAGTCATAATTCTCAAAAATAAAACAATTAATCTCAATGTTGACAAGTTAAAACAACCCTTCTATGTTAAAAGATGATTTTTATTTAGTTTAATTATAATCATTTGTGCTTTAATTGGTGTTATGATTAGCGTATTAGTCTAA
- a CDS encoding PP2C family protein-serine/threonine phosphatase, protein MKIIASYKTDIGNYRKNNQDAALYIANKTGQSLAAVCDGLGGHKCGEIASNMAINMLKKFFQTTDFTKLKHDMQIHAWLQTQIDTIHEAMYEYSLSNHEAMDMGTTMVIVLIANNKAYLVNIGDSRIYLFNENGLKQLTVDHNVLNLYLKTQEEQPEPLDLNQTYWKALTSALGPSKTLKTDIFHLPISTNSYFLLTSDGAHDFLENHEITSILMKKVNLNIKVKLLIKQALNNASTDNVTALLIAIN, encoded by the coding sequence ATGAAAATAATTGCTAGTTACAAAACTGATATTGGTAATTATCGTAAAAACAATCAAGATGCTGCTTTATATATTGCAAACAAAACTGGACAAAGTTTGGCTGCTGTTTGTGATGGTTTAGGTGGTCACAAGTGTGGTGAAATTGCAAGCAACATGGCTATTAATATGTTGAAAAAATTTTTTCAAACTACAGACTTTACTAAATTAAAACACGATATGCAAATTCACGCTTGACTACAAACTCAAATTGATACCATTCATGAAGCAATGTATGAGTATAGTCTCTCCAATCATGAAGCAATGGATATGGGGACAACCATGGTAATTGTTTTAATTGCTAACAATAAAGCCTACTTAGTTAATATTGGTGATTCACGAATTTATTTGTTTAATGAAAATGGTTTAAAACAATTAACTGTTGACCATAATGTTTTAAATTTATATTTAAAAACCCAAGAAGAACAACCAGAACCATTAGATTTAAATCAAACTTATTGAAAAGCATTAACGAGTGCCTTAGGTCCATCTAAAACTTTAAAAACTGATATTTTTCATTTACCGATTTCTACAAATAGCTATTTTTTATTAACAAGTGATGGTGCTCATGACTTTTTAGAAAATCACGAAATTACTAGTATTTTAATGAAAAAAGTTAATCTTAATATCAAAGTTAAACTATTAATTAAACAAGCACTAAATAATGCTTCAACCGATAACGTAACGGCATTATTAATAGCAATTAATTAA
- a CDS encoding methyltransferase domain-containing protein, with amino-acid sequence MNIQTSAYKILLKVILEKGHCNVLLANMMQDKDLPMFEKELIEKLVFGSLKNQIYLDYILNQIWLRLQPSVAIPFELTIFLWTVLYEIYFLEITDRQLFTKDTLNIVKTINKDMVHISSGLLELCFAEFRSEFNLPKAKRSTIRLIKHSYPQWLYNLVKSQFSTNIALQLMKDNLKQPLISFRVNTLKTTVQHVLTNAHYQTFGFQPSKIVSDGIISNKSIFNTKLYQEGNIIKQDQASMLVSHMLDPKPYDEVLDMCAGIGSKTVHIAALMANKGTIIATDINANRLKIAHQYLIKLGVTNTNIIPCDAIIFNFNQKFDKILIDAPSTASGLIKRKPEVKLINWTKEQIDNLIIVQTQLLEKAYQQLKSQGMLVYVTCTFNMEENQNQIATFIKKFPKMTIIEERQIFGFHEGTDGFYICKLKKEV; translated from the coding sequence ATGAATATACAAACTAGTGCATATAAAATTTTATTAAAAGTCATCTTAGAAAAAGGTCACTGTAATGTCTTATTAGCAAACATGATGCAAGATAAAGATCTCCCTATGTTTGAAAAAGAACTAATTGAAAAACTAGTTTTTGGTAGTTTAAAAAATCAAATTTATTTAGATTATATTTTAAACCAAATTTGATTACGTTTACAACCAAGTGTTGCTATTCCCTTTGAATTAACAATCTTTCTATGAACAGTACTTTATGAAATTTACTTCCTAGAAATTACTGACCGACAATTGTTTACTAAAGATACTTTAAATATTGTTAAAACAATTAACAAAGATATGGTTCATATTAGTTCTGGACTATTAGAACTTTGTTTTGCTGAATTCAGATCAGAATTTAATTTACCAAAAGCCAAACGTAGTACTATCAGACTCATAAAACATAGTTATCCACAATGACTATACAACCTAGTAAAATCACAATTTAGTACTAACATCGCTTTACAACTAATGAAAGATAATCTTAAACAACCATTAATTAGTTTTCGTGTTAACACCTTAAAAACAACGGTTCAACATGTGCTAACTAATGCTCATTACCAAACCTTTGGTTTTCAACCAAGTAAAATCGTTTCCGACGGTATTATTAGTAATAAATCGATTTTCAACACTAAACTTTATCAAGAAGGAAATATTATTAAGCAAGACCAAGCAAGCATGCTTGTGAGTCACATGCTTGATCCCAAACCTTATGATGAAGTTTTAGACATGTGTGCAGGGATTGGTTCAAAAACTGTCCACATAGCCGCCCTTATGGCTAATAAAGGAACCATTATCGCTACTGATATTAATGCTAATCGTTTAAAAATTGCTCATCAATATTTAATTAAACTAGGAGTAACTAACACCAATATCATACCTTGTGATGCTATTATCTTTAACTTTAACCAAAAATTTGACAAGATTTTAATTGATGCCCCAAGTACTGCTTCAGGGTTAATTAAACGCAAACCAGAAGTTAAATTGATTAACTGAACAAAAGAACAAATTGATAATCTAATTATTGTTCAAACACAATTATTAGAAAAAGCATATCAACAATTAAAATCACAAGGAATGTTAGTATATGTAACTTGTACTTTTAACATGGAAGAAAATCAAAATCAAATTGCAACATTCATTAAAAAATTTCCCAAAATGACGATTATTGAAGAACGACAAATCTTTGGTTTTCATGAAGGAACAGATGGCTTCTACATTTGCAAGTTAAAAAAAGAAGTATAG